A single genomic interval of uncultured Pseudodesulfovibrio sp. harbors:
- the flgB gene encoding flagellar basal body rod protein FlgB codes for MRGLFGSHINLTAKVLDMRLERQNIVMGNIVNVNTPEYKAQRLEFEQRLQSALNQDARGKMTRTQKGHMPAVFDPEGFQGRGVEKFEARHVYGEDSVDLDKEMTIMTKNGMMYNALTSVIKKNFQGMQKVIMEGGK; via the coding sequence ATGAGAGGACTTTTCGGAAGCCACATCAATTTGACGGCCAAGGTGCTGGATATGAGACTGGAACGTCAAAATATCGTCATGGGCAACATCGTCAATGTGAATACCCCGGAATACAAAGCCCAGCGCCTCGAGTTCGAGCAGCGTCTGCAAAGCGCCCTGAATCAGGATGCACGCGGCAAGATGACTCGAACGCAGAAGGGGCACATGCCTGCGGTCTTCGATCCGGAAGGATTTCAGGGACGCGGTGTCGAGAAATTCGAGGCGCGCCATGTGTATGGCGAAGACTCGGTGGACCTGGACAAGGAAATGACGATCATGACCAAGAACGGCATGATGTACAACGCCCTGACCAGCGTCATCAAAAAGAATTTCCAAGGTATGCAGAAGGTTATAATGGAGGGAGGTAAGTAA
- the hflX gene encoding GTPase HflX, translating to MKPSQIKRLSRLYQRQFPAHGNYTNEQARELAELSADTGRQLALLIDRQGKVAMVLVGDNRSIYIPELPRARMASGRLRGLRLLHTHLTDEALSQEDLMDMVFLRLDSVTALNVAEGFPQSAQLAHLLPPNQEDKSFEVFPPVRWDRMDLDLAAIIEALEDEFSRQADGRELQSDENRALLVSVDITPRPVQELSLEELAELADTAGLVAAGTMIQRVRKKNPKFIMGKGKLAELEVKALQANASIIIFDQELSPTQIRNIAKITERKILDRTQLILDIFAQHATSASGKLQVEMAQLKYTLPRLVGKNRAMSRLMGGIGGRGPGETKLEIDRRRANDRLSRLKKELKQVSKRRTQTRERRAKAGLPIVSLVGYTNAGKSTLLNTLTQSKVIAEDKLFATLDPTSRRIRFPQEREIVLTDTVGFIRRLPPDLKEAFRATLEELDSADLLVLVCDASHPEVEEQVEAVRSILAEMDLDEIPSILVLNKWDRLDAETRETMHNVFPDGIPATAIKRATLTPVVEAILNKI from the coding sequence TTGAAACCCAGCCAGATCAAGCGTCTCTCCCGACTGTACCAGCGACAGTTTCCCGCCCACGGAAACTACACGAACGAACAGGCGCGGGAGCTTGCCGAACTCAGCGCCGACACAGGACGTCAGCTCGCACTGCTCATCGACCGGCAGGGCAAGGTCGCCATGGTTCTCGTGGGCGACAACCGCTCCATCTACATCCCGGAACTGCCGAGGGCGCGCATGGCGTCCGGCAGACTGCGCGGTCTGCGCCTGCTTCATACACACCTGACCGATGAGGCCCTGTCACAGGAAGACCTCATGGACATGGTGTTCCTGCGCCTCGATTCCGTGACCGCACTCAACGTGGCCGAAGGCTTCCCGCAATCCGCACAATTGGCGCACCTGCTGCCTCCCAATCAGGAAGACAAGAGCTTTGAAGTCTTTCCACCGGTTCGCTGGGACCGGATGGACCTCGACCTCGCCGCAATCATAGAGGCACTTGAGGACGAATTCAGCCGTCAGGCAGACGGACGCGAACTTCAGTCGGATGAAAACCGCGCCCTGCTTGTCAGTGTGGACATCACCCCGCGCCCCGTTCAGGAACTTTCACTCGAGGAACTGGCTGAACTGGCCGACACCGCAGGGCTGGTCGCGGCCGGGACCATGATTCAGCGGGTTCGCAAAAAAAATCCCAAATTCATCATGGGTAAGGGCAAGCTCGCCGAACTGGAAGTCAAGGCATTGCAGGCCAACGCCTCGATCATCATATTCGATCAGGAGCTTTCGCCCACGCAGATTCGCAACATCGCCAAGATCACCGAACGCAAAATCCTCGACCGCACGCAGCTTATCCTCGATATTTTCGCGCAGCACGCCACCAGCGCATCCGGTAAGCTTCAGGTCGAGATGGCACAGCTCAAATACACCCTGCCGCGACTGGTCGGAAAAAACCGCGCCATGTCCCGTCTCATGGGTGGCATCGGCGGACGCGGTCCCGGTGAAACGAAACTCGAAATCGACCGCCGCCGCGCCAACGACCGGCTGTCCCGCCTCAAGAAGGAACTCAAGCAGGTCAGCAAGCGCCGCACCCAGACCCGCGAACGCCGTGCCAAGGCAGGACTGCCCATCGTCTCCCTTGTCGGCTACACCAACGCGGGGAAATCGACCCTGCTGAACACCCTGACGCAGTCCAAGGTCATTGCCGAAGACAAACTCTTCGCCACGCTCGATCCCACAAGCCGCCGAATCCGCTTCCCGCAGGAACGCGAAATCGTGCTCACCGACACAGTCGGATTCATCCGCCGCCTGCCGCCGGACCTCAAGGAAGCCTTCCGCGCCACGCTTGAGGAACTCGATTCCGCCGATCTGCTCGTGCTCGTCTGCGATGCGTCGCACCCTGAGGTCGAGGAACAGGTCGAAGCCGTGCGCTCCATCCTCGCCGAAATGGACCTCGACGAAATCCCCAGCATCCTCGTGCTCAACAAGTGGGACCGGCTCGACGCGGAAACTCGCGAGACCATGCACAACGTCTTTCCCGACGGCATCCCGGCCACGGCCATCAAACGCGCCACCCTCACCCCGGTGGTGGAAGCCATCCTGAATAAAATCTAG
- a CDS encoding ion transporter — MPHTIKKKLYLLLEDQSNIEPRARWVRAFLVVLILLSVTTVIIETMEDISIAYRHIFRGFEYFFVAIFTVEYIARLWVCNHGCDKHSGILGYVKHALNPFMLVDLLAILPFYLPYFLPNDLIFLRAIRLMRLLRVLKLGRYSDAVQVFSSVVKLKKEQLAVAGFGLGILLIIASSLMYYFEREAQPAIFSSIPHAMWWAIITLTTVGYGDAYPITAMGRFLASFLALLGIAMFALPAGIMSAGFVEYGERKRNRKRKKCPNCGATIPPDDKT; from the coding sequence ATGCCGCATACGATCAAGAAAAAGCTCTACCTGCTGCTTGAAGACCAAAGCAACATCGAGCCGCGCGCCCGATGGGTCCGCGCCTTTCTGGTCGTGCTCATCCTGCTCAGCGTGACGACCGTCATCATCGAAACCATGGAAGACATTTCCATCGCATACCGCCATATATTCAGGGGATTCGAATATTTCTTTGTCGCCATTTTTACCGTGGAATACATTGCCCGACTCTGGGTCTGCAACCACGGATGCGACAAGCACAGCGGTATTCTCGGCTATGTGAAGCACGCACTCAACCCGTTCATGCTCGTCGATCTGCTGGCCATCCTTCCGTTCTACCTGCCCTACTTCCTGCCGAACGATCTCATATTTCTCCGCGCCATCCGCCTCATGCGGTTGCTGCGGGTACTCAAACTCGGCAGGTATTCAGACGCCGTTCAGGTTTTCTCTTCGGTCGTCAAGCTCAAAAAGGAACAGCTCGCCGTGGCCGGATTCGGTCTTGGAATCCTGCTCATCATCGCTTCCAGTCTCATGTACTACTTTGAACGGGAAGCCCAGCCAGCGATCTTCAGTTCCATCCCCCACGCCATGTGGTGGGCGATCATCACACTCACCACCGTGGGCTACGGCGACGCATATCCCATCACTGCCATGGGACGCTTTCTCGCCTCGTTCCTCGCACTTCTCGGCATCGCCATGTTTGCACTGCCCGCGGGCATAATGAGTGCGGGATTCGTTGAATACGGTGAAAGAAAACGGAATCGGAAACGAAAAAAATGCCCGAACTGCGGGGCAACGATTCCACCAGACGACAAAACCTAG
- the fliE gene encoding flagellar hook-basal body complex protein FliE, which translates to MVVKSVAINAYQNAMDVRRKSVNNTVTKSLAKPQEPVQDFSETLKESVHKVNDMQAEKKMMIEEFASGKKQNVHELMITMQKAGLAMSMTSAVRNKLMSSYQEIMRMPF; encoded by the coding sequence ATGGTCGTAAAAAGCGTTGCCATAAATGCATACCAGAATGCCATGGATGTTCGTCGCAAGTCGGTGAACAACACGGTTACCAAGTCTTTGGCCAAGCCGCAGGAGCCGGTGCAGGACTTCAGCGAGACCCTCAAGGAATCCGTTCACAAGGTCAATGACATGCAGGCCGAGAAGAAAATGATGATCGAGGAGTTCGCTTCAGGCAAGAAGCAGAACGTCCACGAGCTGATGATAACCATGCAGAAGGCCGGTCTTGCCATGTCCATGACGAGCGCTGTCCGCAACAAGTTGATGTCATCTTATCAGGAAATCATGCGTATGCCGTTCTAG
- the fliG gene encoding flagellar motor switch protein FliG, with protein MADFTGPQKTAIVLLALGEKFTAEVFKRMERNEIAAVSKAMLETDSIPREQVLEVLKEYNEALAYGAELLVGGAEAVKRMLTKSLDSETAKYIMDTLELDTGPTPFQELENVSPRILAQILRNEHPQTLALILGHLHPDQAAELIQNLPAGVRAEVLMRLAKLEAVAEEMLMEVDKVLQSQLIAMGGKEGKKVGGIPSVAEILNAVDRNTEEEVLSEIEEESTQMAEDIRNLMFVFEDIKAVDDVAIRELLKEVSNEDLTVALKGASDDLKDKFFKNLSERASTMIKEDLEIMPPKKLSEVEAAQQSIVKTVRRLEDEGKIVISRGGSDVFV; from the coding sequence ATGGCAGATTTTACCGGACCGCAGAAAACAGCCATCGTGCTGCTCGCCCTTGGCGAGAAGTTTACGGCGGAAGTGTTCAAGCGGATGGAACGCAACGAGATCGCGGCCGTGTCCAAGGCCATGCTCGAAACCGATTCCATCCCTCGGGAACAGGTGCTCGAAGTACTCAAGGAGTACAACGAAGCTCTGGCCTACGGCGCGGAACTCCTCGTCGGCGGTGCCGAAGCGGTCAAGCGTATGCTGACCAAGTCCCTGGACAGCGAAACTGCGAAATACATCATGGATACCCTTGAGCTGGATACCGGCCCCACGCCGTTCCAGGAACTCGAAAACGTCAGCCCGCGCATTCTGGCGCAGATTCTCAGAAACGAGCACCCGCAGACGCTCGCACTCATTCTGGGACACCTGCACCCGGATCAGGCTGCCGAACTCATCCAGAACCTGCCTGCCGGTGTGCGCGCCGAAGTGCTCATGCGTCTGGCAAAGCTGGAGGCCGTTGCCGAGGAAATGCTCATGGAAGTGGACAAGGTGCTCCAGAGCCAGCTTATCGCCATGGGCGGCAAGGAAGGCAAGAAAGTCGGCGGTATCCCGTCAGTTGCCGAAATCCTCAACGCCGTGGACCGCAACACCGAGGAAGAGGTCCTCTCCGAGATCGAAGAGGAATCCACGCAGATGGCGGAAGACATCCGCAATCTCATGTTCGTTTTCGAGGATATCAAGGCCGTGGACGACGTGGCTATCCGCGAGCTGCTGAAAGAGGTTTCCAACGAAGACCTTACCGTGGCGCTCAAGGGTGCCAGCGACGATCTCAAGGACAAGTTCTTCAAGAACCTGTCGGAGCGCGCATCCACTATGATCAAGGAAGATCTCGAAATCATGCCGCCCAAGAAGCTCTCCGAAGTCGAGGCGGCCCAGCAGAGTATCGTCAAGACCGTCCGTCGTCTGGAAGACGAGGGCAAGATCGTTATCAGCCGAGGTGGCAGTGATGTCTTTGTCTAA
- a CDS encoding tetratricopeptide repeat protein — MSGHMDYEINKELGECYLFMGELDKAEEYYKKAVGSNGIHPDPYLGLATVAVQRGDLNDALAMYEKAHKIEPTDKSLSGIALIRMENGEKENAFSMFIEAIKMNPENMVALFSLIRLGHELERVADIIPPLRDYLEIDPGKHEVRYSLAGCYVCLEQKAEAREHLEKILEMDPDFDAAKEMLETLQP; from the coding sequence ATGAGTGGTCATATGGATTATGAAATCAACAAGGAACTCGGTGAGTGCTACCTGTTCATGGGAGAACTCGACAAGGCTGAAGAGTATTACAAGAAAGCCGTCGGCTCCAATGGTATCCACCCCGATCCGTATCTCGGTCTGGCAACCGTTGCCGTTCAACGCGGCGACCTGAACGACGCCCTGGCCATGTACGAAAAAGCACACAAGATCGAACCGACCGACAAAAGTCTTTCCGGGATCGCGCTCATCAGGATGGAAAACGGTGAAAAGGAGAATGCCTTCTCCATGTTCATCGAAGCCATCAAGATGAATCCCGAAAACATGGTCGCCCTGTTCAGCCTGATCAGGCTCGGTCATGAACTGGAACGTGTCGCAGACATCATCCCGCCTCTCAGGGATTACCTTGAGATCGATCCGGGCAAGCACGAAGTGCGCTATTCGCTCGCCGGATGCTATGTCTGCCTCGAGCAGAAGGCCGAAGCACGCGAACATCTCGAGAAAATCCTCGAAATGGACCCGGACTTCGATGCAGCCAAGGAAATGCTCGAGACGCTCCAGCCTTAA
- a CDS encoding FliI/YscN family ATPase yields the protein MSQESRLGLLEELDPCQTFGKVTKVVGLIAEGHGIKAPLGSVCYLIPDGGDPIPAEVVGFKDGACLFMPYSDMRGISPGSLIQNAATPPHMPVGYSLLGRAVDAFGDALDGKGPITPETFVPLHREPPNPLERPRIDEPLDVGIRSVNSLLTLGKGQRVGIMAGSGVGKSTTLGMMARYTKADINVIALVGERGREVVEFMERDLGPEGMARSVLVVATSDKSPLIRMRAAYAATAIAEFFRDEGKDVLLMMDSVTRFAMAGREVGLAAGEPPTRGGYTPSVFAHLPQLLERAGKSMKGSITGIYTVLVDGDDFTEPIADSTRSILDGHIVLTRELADLGHYPAIDVLRSISRLRSDITTKEAQADGRALLRHMATFKRVEDMVNIGAYQRGANAEVDASIGMVGPINDFLRQLVEEQEPLESSFAKMHALVTNDQSQAQQAE from the coding sequence ATGAGTCAGGAGTCGAGGCTCGGACTGCTCGAAGAACTCGATCCTTGTCAGACGTTCGGCAAGGTTACCAAGGTTGTCGGTCTGATCGCCGAGGGCCATGGTATCAAGGCTCCGCTCGGTTCTGTCTGCTATCTCATTCCTGACGGCGGCGACCCCATTCCCGCGGAGGTCGTCGGCTTCAAGGATGGTGCCTGCCTGTTCATGCCCTATTCGGACATGCGCGGTATCAGCCCCGGTTCCCTCATTCAGAATGCGGCCACCCCGCCGCACATGCCTGTCGGGTATTCCCTGCTCGGACGTGCCGTTGATGCGTTCGGTGACGCCCTTGACGGCAAGGGGCCGATCACGCCGGAAACGTTTGTTCCCCTGCACCGGGAACCGCCGAATCCGCTTGAACGTCCCCGCATCGACGAACCGCTCGACGTGGGCATCCGTTCGGTCAATTCCCTGCTGACGCTCGGCAAGGGACAGCGTGTGGGCATCATGGCCGGTTCCGGTGTCGGTAAATCCACGACGCTCGGCATGATGGCCCGCTATACCAAGGCGGACATCAACGTTATCGCCCTGGTCGGCGAGCGCGGCAGAGAGGTTGTGGAATTCATGGAGCGAGATCTCGGTCCCGAAGGCATGGCCCGCAGCGTGCTTGTGGTCGCCACTTCGGACAAGAGCCCGCTCATTCGCATGCGTGCGGCCTATGCCGCCACCGCCATTGCCGAATTCTTCCGTGATGAAGGCAAGGACGTCCTGCTCATGATGGACTCCGTGACCCGTTTTGCCATGGCCGGACGTGAAGTCGGTCTGGCCGCGGGTGAGCCTCCGACTCGAGGCGGTTACACCCCGAGCGTTTTCGCCCATCTGCCGCAATTGCTTGAGCGTGCGGGCAAGAGCATGAAAGGGTCGATCACCGGCATCTACACCGTGCTTGTCGATGGTGACGATTTTACCGAACCCATTGCCGACTCCACTCGTTCCATTTTGGACGGGCATATCGTTTTGACTCGCGAACTGGCCGATTTGGGGCACTATCCCGCCATTGACGTGCTTCGGTCCATCAGTCGTCTGCGAAGCGATATTACCACCAAGGAAGCGCAGGCGGACGGTCGTGCGCTGCTTCGTCATATGGCGACGTTCAAGCGCGTGGAGGACATGGTCAATATCGGTGCGTACCAGAGGGGAGCCAATGCCGAGGTCGATGCGTCCATCGGCATGGTCGGTCCCATCAACGATTTTCTGCGGCAGCTTGTGGAAGAGCAGGAGCCGTTGGAGAGTTCATTCGCCAAGATGCACGCCCTTGTGACCAACGATCAGTCTCAGGCGCAGCAGGCAGAATAG
- the flgC gene encoding flagellar basal body rod protein FlgC translates to MDFMTALDIGSSGLKAQRANLNVISMNMANIRTTKTLEGGPYRRKSVSFEATPVYSPFDQAMDNQLNRNLRGVKVLGVTADERPFKQVYEPHHPDANAQGYVFYPDINVVEEMTNMMSVSRGYEANVQTITAVKQMFTRALMIGQS, encoded by the coding sequence ATGGATTTCATGACAGCACTCGATATCGGTTCGTCCGGTCTCAAGGCCCAGCGGGCCAATCTGAATGTCATTTCCATGAACATGGCCAACATTCGGACGACCAAGACGCTGGAAGGCGGTCCCTACCGTCGCAAATCCGTCTCGTTCGAGGCAACTCCCGTCTATTCGCCGTTCGATCAGGCCATGGACAACCAGCTCAACCGCAACCTGCGCGGCGTCAAGGTTTTGGGCGTGACCGCGGACGAGCGGCCATTCAAGCAGGTCTACGAGCCGCACCATCCCGATGCCAATGCTCAGGGATACGTATTTTATCCTGACATCAATGTGGTCGAGGAAATGACGAACATGATGTCTGTCTCGCGTGGTTATGAAGCCAACGTGCAAACCATCACCGCGGTCAAGCAGATGTTCACCCGGGCACTGATGATCGGACAGAGCTAG
- a CDS encoding IMP cyclohydrolase → MNLLPVKRAILSVTDKSGLAEFGQFLTDNGCELVSTGGTKKMLADAGLPVTSVSDVTDFPEILGGRVKTLHPNIHGGILADKDDDGHMETLREFGIQTFDLICVNLYNFADAVAKGLDLKAAVEQIDIGGPTMLRATAKNFHSICVVPDPKYYPQVQKEIEENGGISLEFRKEMAALTFKLTSEYDAMITKYLSENDA, encoded by the coding sequence ATGAATCTATTGCCCGTCAAAAGAGCTATTCTGTCCGTGACCGACAAATCCGGCCTTGCCGAATTCGGTCAATTCCTTACCGACAACGGCTGCGAGCTGGTTTCCACCGGCGGCACCAAAAAAATGCTGGCCGACGCGGGACTCCCCGTCACCTCCGTCAGCGATGTTACCGATTTTCCCGAAATCCTCGGTGGTCGCGTCAAGACCCTGCACCCGAACATCCACGGCGGTATTCTTGCCGACAAGGATGATGACGGTCACATGGAAACCCTGCGCGAATTCGGCATCCAGACCTTCGACCTCATCTGCGTCAACCTCTACAACTTCGCAGACGCCGTTGCCAAAGGTCTCGACCTCAAAGCCGCTGTCGAGCAGATCGATATCGGCGGTCCCACCATGCTCCGCGCAACCGCGAAGAATTTCCACTCCATCTGCGTCGTTCCCGATCCCAAGTACTACCCGCAGGTGCAGAAGGAAATCGAGGAAAACGGCGGCATCTCGCTCGAATTCCGAAAGGAAATGGCGGCCCTCACGTTCAAACTGACCAGTGAGTATGATGCCATGATCACCAAATACCTGAGTGAAAACGACGCATAA
- the fliF gene encoding flagellar basal-body MS-ring/collar protein FliF, protein MPPFIAEYWAKFLGFWSDRTVAQRILIGGLAVSVSLSFVLMVYWMNRPDYKLLMTNLYPEDASRVVAMLQAQKEQYKLTDNGKTILVPADRVYELRLKVAGEGNLHGQGIGFEIFDSVQIGQTDFVQHINYQRALQGELARTITEFPQIEKSRVHLVIPQKSLFIEDQMPPSASIILQMKNDGKLSPNEIQGVVNLVSMAVEGLQPKHITVTDMKGRPLYTPEDDTAGLAMSNTQLEYKAEIENKIQRRIMELLGPVVGPGKVVARVNTDLDFSQKTIRKEVYDPDGAVVRSETRNEEATQGAANLAGGEPDANFRGDGFTGTRTTSDSTRESRTTNYEINKQEENIIAPVGELKRLSVAVIVDGTWQTNEDTGEAVYVPRSAEEIERIQNLIANAVGFDSVRGDTIEVSNISFGEPALYDSDSLMRTMLEYAQRLGKPFLNGILIFLFLILVVRPVIMALIRPRVAEQEIEEMAGLPGAERLALEEEEVDEEAMDMSRRMENAKNHAVQLSDENMDQAVHLLKTWLTQEAT, encoded by the coding sequence ATGCCTCCGTTCATAGCCGAGTACTGGGCAAAATTTTTAGGGTTCTGGTCCGATCGCACTGTCGCGCAGCGGATTCTCATTGGCGGGCTCGCCGTATCCGTGAGTCTTTCTTTTGTATTGATGGTCTACTGGATGAACAGGCCTGATTACAAGCTGCTCATGACCAATCTCTATCCCGAAGATGCTTCGCGGGTTGTTGCCATGTTGCAGGCGCAGAAGGAGCAGTACAAGCTGACCGACAACGGCAAGACCATTCTGGTCCCTGCCGACCGCGTCTACGAACTGCGCCTCAAGGTGGCCGGTGAAGGCAACCTGCACGGACAGGGCATCGGCTTTGAAATTTTTGACTCCGTCCAGATCGGTCAGACCGACTTTGTGCAGCACATCAATTACCAGCGCGCATTGCAGGGTGAACTGGCCCGTACCATCACCGAATTTCCGCAGATTGAAAAATCGCGCGTTCATCTGGTCATCCCGCAGAAATCCCTGTTTATCGAAGATCAGATGCCGCCCAGTGCATCCATCATCTTGCAGATGAAAAATGACGGAAAACTGTCTCCCAACGAAATCCAGGGCGTGGTCAATCTGGTGTCCATGGCGGTCGAAGGATTGCAGCCCAAGCACATCACTGTCACGGACATGAAGGGCCGTCCCCTGTATACTCCCGAGGATGATACGGCCGGACTGGCCATGTCCAATACCCAGCTTGAATACAAGGCCGAGATCGAAAACAAGATCCAGCGCCGTATCATGGAACTGCTCGGCCCCGTGGTCGGCCCCGGCAAGGTCGTCGCCCGCGTGAACACTGATCTCGATTTCAGCCAGAAGACGATCCGCAAGGAAGTCTACGATCCCGACGGTGCGGTCGTCCGTTCCGAAACCCGTAACGAGGAAGCCACGCAGGGCGCAGCCAATCTCGCAGGCGGCGAACCCGATGCCAACTTCCGAGGCGACGGTTTTACCGGGACCCGCACCACGTCCGATTCCACCCGTGAATCCCGGACCACCAACTATGAAATCAACAAGCAGGAAGAAAATATCATTGCCCCGGTCGGGGAGTTGAAACGTCTCTCGGTTGCGGTTATCGTTGACGGAACATGGCAGACCAACGAGGACACGGGCGAAGCCGTGTACGTGCCGCGTTCCGCCGAGGAGATCGAGCGCATTCAGAACCTGATCGCCAACGCTGTCGGTTTCGACTCCGTGCGCGGCGACACCATCGAGGTGAGCAACATCTCCTTCGGTGAACCCGCTCTGTACGATTCGGATTCCCTGATGCGTACCATGCTTGAGTATGCCCAGCGTCTGGGTAAGCCGTTCCTCAACGGTATCCTGATCTTCCTGTTCCTCATCCTGGTTGTCCGCCCGGTCATCATGGCCCTTATCAGGCCGCGTGTCGCCGAGCAGGAGATCGAGGAAATGGCCGGTCTGCCCGGTGCCGAACGCCTCGCCCTCGAAGAGGAAGAGGTGGACGAAGAGGCCATGGACATGTCACGACGCATGGAAAACGCGAAGAATCACGCCGTCCAGCTGTCCGACGAGAACATGGATCAGGCCGTGCACCTTCTCAAGACGTGGCTCACTCAGGAGGCAACCTAA
- a CDS encoding FliH/SctL family protein translates to MSLSKNDSDMHLTGKVVMGMGTPGPDEMTIQEIEGKRQLLWDDATNEEYLERVKAKAKEKAKEIMMFAELEAEALRAAARHEGYEEGLAQAQADLEQHRQAMSGEVENLLAQLGSQGGYVFDQRRQDIVNLVRLAVEKTLNIEMAESRKQSLEALMVEAMDRIESRRELVIKCAPEDADGLEMILSNIQQRNPSLEYWSIKPDPAIQAGGVLVEAADGKVDNLVSSRWEGVEPIFEQLAAQVTAPEGGEQE, encoded by the coding sequence ATGTCTTTGTCTAAGAACGATTCCGATATGCACCTGACCGGCAAGGTCGTCATGGGCATGGGAACTCCCGGCCCGGACGAAATGACCATTCAGGAAATCGAAGGCAAGCGTCAGTTGCTTTGGGACGACGCTACCAACGAGGAATATTTGGAGCGTGTCAAAGCCAAGGCCAAGGAAAAGGCCAAGGAAATCATGATGTTTGCCGAGTTGGAGGCCGAAGCCCTACGTGCTGCGGCCCGCCACGAAGGCTATGAGGAAGGTCTTGCTCAGGCGCAGGCTGACCTTGAACAGCATCGGCAGGCCATGTCCGGTGAGGTGGAAAATCTACTGGCCCAGCTTGGGTCACAGGGCGGCTATGTTTTTGATCAGCGCCGTCAGGATATTGTCAACCTCGTTCGGCTTGCAGTGGAAAAGACCCTGAACATCGAGATGGCCGAGAGTCGGAAACAGTCGCTTGAGGCCCTCATGGTCGAGGCCATGGACCGCATTGAATCCCGCCGCGAACTGGTCATCAAGTGTGCTCCCGAAGATGCTGACGGTCTGGAAATGATCCTCAGCAACATTCAGCAGCGCAACCCGTCGCTTGAATACTGGTCCATCAAACCCGACCCGGCCATTCAGGCGGGAGGCGTGCTTGTGGAGGCCGCCGACGGCAAGGTGGATAATCTTGTTTCGAGCCGTTGGGAGGGCGTTGAACCCATTTTCGAACAACTGGCCGCGCAGGTGACCGCACCTGAGGGCGGGGAGCAGGAATGA
- a CDS encoding DNA-binding protein, translating to MKFVEKIKNEGYKRYRGAVDASVYEYFNCDCSWKAVWYLKEGHFQCCGCKEKCETSDPDGFQLFLDMG from the coding sequence ATGAAGTTCGTGGAAAAGATAAAAAATGAGGGCTACAAGCGCTATCGTGGCGCGGTGGATGCCTCGGTGTACGAGTATTTCAATTGCGACTGCTCATGGAAGGCCGTCTGGTATCTCAAGGAAGGCCATTTCCAGTGTTGCGGATGCAAGGAAAAATGTGAAACCTCGGACCCGGACGGTTTTCAGCTTTTTCTCGATATGGGTTAG